Proteins from a genomic interval of Candidatus Acetothermia bacterium:
- the pth gene encoding aminoacyl-tRNA hydrolase, whose translation MRAVVGLGNPGPEYIATRHNLGFWVAERLLRAGRWRRWVQPWGEVYQRGESLLLRPLTYMNRSGEAVRELAARFALAPPHLLVVYDDVDLPVGEVRLRPAGGPGSHRGMQSVLAALGTEEVPRLRVGVGAPPPGVDLVDYVLSPPPPEEANVLACAADRAARLALRFLEGGLAAALDSFSREGKGERV comes from the coding sequence TTGAGGGCGGTCGTCGGTCTCGGGAATCCGGGCCCGGAGTACATCGCCACCCGGCACAACCTCGGCTTTTGGGTCGCCGAGCGGCTCCTGCGCGCCGGCCGTTGGCGGCGTTGGGTGCAGCCGTGGGGCGAGGTGTACCAGCGGGGGGAAAGCCTCCTCCTGCGTCCCCTCACGTACATGAACCGGTCCGGCGAGGCCGTGCGGGAGCTCGCCGCGCGCTTTGCCCTCGCCCCACCGCATCTCCTCGTCGTCTACGACGACGTGGACCTGCCCGTGGGCGAGGTGCGGCTCCGGCCCGCCGGCGGGCCGGGCAGCCACCGCGGCATGCAGTCCGTGCTGGCGGCGCTGGGTACCGAGGAGGTCCCCCGCCTGCGGGTGGGGGTCGGCGCCCCCCCGCCCGGGGTAGACCTGGTGGACTACGTGTTGTCCCCTCCTCCCCCGGAGGAAGCGAACGTACTGGCCTGCGCCGCCGACCGGGCGGCCCGGCTCGCGCTGCGGTTCCTCGAGGGCGGGCTCGCCGCGGCCCTGGACAGTTTCTCCCGTGAGGGAAAGGGCGAACGGGTATAA
- a CDS encoding ATP-dependent Clp protease ATP-binding subunit: MYEKFSKEAMKLLAASQEEAGEWRHRYVGTEHLLLAALRLEGSRVARFLEGKGLTYDRVTRIVERQKGRGKLYVAPDDLEPTQRLRRVMKLSYEEARREGADTIEPEHLLLAILREGECTAAEILRAHGIDLRSARDHFSPRRGGVRVRTSHARLPGELGEFGRNLVEEAAAGALDPVIGRERELERLIQILCRRKKNNPALIGESGVGKTAIVEGLAQKIAAGDVPTALADKEIVELDMAGIVAGTKYRGEFEQRLKTILNQVMAAENIILFIDELQTVVGAGGAEGAIDASAILKPPLASGAIQCIGTATPDAYRKSIEKDPALKRRFKTVYVDEPSVEQTVKILHGLRRRYEEHHGVRINDDALWQAARLADRYITDQFLPDKAIDLVDETAAKVRLAATELPQEARGLLAEITRLEDEEEAAVAEQNYELAAKLRDQRSALIEDLKRFEEGGRSEAVVPVVTGEHIAATVSAWTGIPIHHLQEEDTARLVHMEEKIHERLVGQEEAVKAVSRAIRRAYAGIKDPRRPIGSFLFLGPTGVGKTELARTLAEFLFGDEDALIRIDMSEYMERFTVSRLVGAPPGYVGYEEAGELTEAVRRRPYSVVLFDEIEKAHRDVFNILLQVMDDGILTDSQGRKVDFRNTVLIMTSNVGSKLITDRTSLGFSTVEVESEEAYQDMKSRVMGEVRKLFSPEFLNRLDDIIVFRALTKDEVGAIAELLIGRLRKRLQEEHGISLVLTESARDLVIERGYDEKYGARPMRRTIERLLEDSVAEKILTQEFPDGCTVVAEAQGGEITVRKE; the protein is encoded by the coding sequence ATGTACGAAAAGTTCTCTAAGGAAGCGATGAAGCTGCTCGCCGCGTCCCAGGAAGAGGCCGGGGAGTGGCGCCACCGGTACGTAGGGACGGAACACCTGCTCCTCGCCGCCCTGCGCCTGGAAGGATCGCGGGTGGCGCGGTTCCTGGAGGGGAAGGGGCTGACCTACGACCGGGTGACCCGCATCGTGGAGCGCCAGAAGGGACGGGGGAAGCTCTACGTGGCCCCCGATGACCTCGAGCCCACCCAACGGCTGCGGCGGGTGATGAAGCTCTCCTACGAGGAGGCCCGGCGGGAGGGCGCGGACACCATTGAACCGGAGCACCTGCTCCTCGCCATCCTCCGGGAGGGGGAGTGCACGGCGGCGGAGATCCTCCGCGCCCACGGCATCGACCTGCGCTCCGCCCGCGACCACTTCTCCCCCCGCCGGGGTGGGGTGCGGGTGCGCACCAGCCACGCCCGCCTCCCCGGGGAGCTCGGCGAGTTCGGGCGCAACCTGGTGGAGGAGGCGGCGGCGGGGGCGCTCGACCCGGTCATCGGCCGGGAGCGGGAGCTGGAGCGGCTCATCCAGATCCTGTGCCGTCGCAAGAAGAACAACCCGGCCCTGATCGGGGAGTCCGGGGTGGGGAAGACGGCGATCGTGGAGGGCCTCGCCCAGAAGATCGCGGCCGGGGACGTGCCCACCGCCCTCGCCGACAAGGAGATCGTGGAGCTGGACATGGCCGGGATCGTCGCCGGCACCAAGTACCGTGGCGAGTTCGAGCAACGCCTGAAGACGATCCTCAACCAGGTGATGGCCGCGGAGAACATCATCCTGTTCATCGACGAGCTCCAGACGGTGGTCGGCGCCGGCGGGGCCGAGGGGGCGATCGACGCCTCGGCGATCCTGAAACCCCCGCTCGCCTCCGGGGCCATCCAGTGCATCGGCACCGCCACCCCCGACGCCTACAGGAAATCCATCGAGAAGGACCCGGCTCTAAAGCGCCGGTTCAAGACGGTGTACGTGGACGAACCGTCGGTGGAGCAAACGGTGAAGATCCTGCACGGGCTCAGGCGCCGCTACGAGGAACATCACGGGGTGCGCATCAACGACGACGCCTTGTGGCAGGCGGCCCGGCTTGCCGATCGCTACATAACCGACCAGTTCCTCCCGGACAAGGCGATCGACCTCGTCGACGAGACGGCGGCCAAGGTGCGCCTCGCGGCCACCGAGCTCCCCCAGGAGGCGCGGGGGCTCCTCGCCGAGATCACCAGGCTCGAGGACGAGGAGGAGGCGGCGGTGGCTGAGCAGAACTACGAGCTCGCCGCCAAGCTCCGGGACCAGCGGTCGGCCCTGATCGAGGACCTCAAGCGGTTCGAGGAGGGGGGCCGTAGCGAGGCCGTTGTCCCCGTGGTCACCGGGGAGCACATCGCCGCCACCGTGTCCGCGTGGACAGGGATTCCCATCCACCACCTCCAGGAGGAGGACACGGCGCGCCTGGTGCACATGGAGGAGAAGATCCACGAGCGGCTGGTGGGCCAAGAGGAGGCGGTGAAGGCGGTATCCCGGGCCATCCGCCGGGCGTACGCGGGGATCAAGGACCCCCGCCGGCCCATCGGCTCGTTTCTGTTCCTTGGCCCGACCGGGGTCGGCAAGACCGAGCTCGCCCGGACCTTGGCTGAGTTCCTGTTTGGCGATGAGGACGCCCTGATCCGCATCGACATGTCCGAGTACATGGAGCGGTTCACCGTGTCCCGCCTCGTCGGCGCCCCGCCGGGGTACGTGGGGTACGAGGAGGCGGGGGAGCTCACCGAGGCCGTGCGCCGGAGGCCTTATTCGGTGGTCCTGTTCGACGAGATCGAGAAGGCCCACCGGGACGTGTTCAACATCCTCCTCCAGGTCATGGACGACGGCATCCTCACCGACTCCCAGGGGCGCAAGGTGGACTTCCGCAACACGGTGCTGATCATGACCTCCAACGTGGGGAGCAAGCTGATCACCGACCGGACGAGCCTCGGATTCAGCACCGTGGAGGTCGAGTCCGAGGAGGCCTATCAGGACATGAAGTCCCGGGTGATGGGTGAGGTGCGGAAGCTGTTCTCTCCGGAGTTCTTAAACCGGCTCGATGACATCATCGTGTTCCGCGCCCTGACCAAGGATGAGGTGGGGGCGATCGCCGAGCTCCTCATCGGGCGGTTGAGGAAGCGCCTCCAGGAGGAGCACGGGATCTCGCTTGTGCTCACCGAGTCCGCCCGTGACCTCGTCATCGAGCGCGGGTACGACGAG